The Candidatus Zymogenaceae bacterium genome contains the following window.
GCGCGAAATACACGATGCCTCCGAGGCGTCCGACGGGACAGTCATACTCCGGGCCCACGGGATAACCCCCTGGGAGCGGAAGAACCTGAAGCAATCAAACCTCTCAATCGTGGATGCCACCTGCCCCAAGGTGGGGCGCGTTCACGCGGCGGTCAGGAAGCACCACGCCCAGGGGTATCTCGTGGTGGTGGTGGGGGACCAGGATCACCCGGAAGTGGTGGGTATCGTGGGTCATACCGACGGCACAGGCTTGGTGGTCAATACGCCCGCCGAGGCCGCCGGGCTTCCCGATGTCGATCGGGTGCTCGTCGTGGCCCAGACCACCTTTGAGGAGGGACGGTTTTCGGAAATTCTCGACGCCATCCGCGCCCGCTATCGGGGCCTGGAGGTCAAGGCCATAAACACCATCTGCCAGTCCACCATGCGGCGCCAGGAGGAGGTCAGGCACCTCGCGCAGCGTGTGGACGCCATGGTGGTGGTGGGAGGCAAAAACAGCGGCAACACCCGGCGGCTTGTGGAGGTAGCGGTGGAATCGGGGGTGCCGGCGTTTCACATCGAGGACGTCTCCGATCTGGACGCCGATGTCCTGTGCGCTTATGGCACCGTGGGGCTTACCGCGGGGGCGTCCACTCCCAACTGGGTGATAATGGAGGTGGCGGATCACCTCTCCCACATCGACAGGAAAGAGCGGCGGCCTATCTGGTCACGGGCGGCGTCTATGATGCGGTTTCTCGTGCTGACGAGCATATTCGCCTCCATCTCCGCCGGGGGTCTGGCCACCGCGGCGGCGGTGCTGATGGGGGTGAACTCCTTTTTTGTCATCCCCCTGATTTCCGGCCTCCTCATATTCACCATGTATGTGCTGAACAGGACCCAGGATCGGGAGGCGCTGAAGTTCAACGATCCGTTGCGGGAGGCCCTGTATACGCGGTACAAGACGGCGCTGTCACTCTCCGGGGTGGTGACCTTTGCGGTGTCTTTACTCCTTGCTTTTATGATAAGTGGTGCTGTGGTGGTTCTGCTGGTGGCGGCGACGCTCATGGGTATCGCCTATAGTGTCAAGGTAGTGCCGGAGTCCTTTGAGCGGTTCACCAGGTATCGGCGGCTCAAGGACATCCCGGCCTCCAAGACATTCTTTGTGGCAGGGGCCTGGGCGGCGATCGCCGGGGCCGTTCCCTATTTCTCCGCTATCGACAGAATCACCTTTATGAGCTTCCTGGCGGTCTTCTTCATCGCGTTTCTTCTGGTCTTCATCCGGGCGGCGCTGTATGATATCCGGGATATCCAGGGTGACG
Protein-coding sequences here:
- the ispH gene encoding 4-hydroxy-3-methylbut-2-enyl diphosphate reductase; amino-acid sequence: MRVIIAHTAGFCMGVRRAMNKAFITMRREEGPIYTHGPLIHNPQVVKLLNERGVREIHDASEASDGTVILRAHGITPWERKNLKQSNLSIVDATCPKVGRVHAAVRKHHAQGYLVVVVGDQDHPEVVGIVGHTDGTGLVVNTPAEAAGLPDVDRVLVVAQTTFEEGRFSEILDAIRARYRGLEVKAINTICQSTMRRQEEVRHLAQRVDAMVVVGGKNSGNTRRLVEVAVESGVPAFHIEDVSDLDADVLCAYGTVGLTAGASTPNWVIMEVADHLSHIDRKERRPIWSRAASMMRFLVLTSIFASISAGGLATAAAVLMGVNSFFVIPLISGLLIFTMYVLNRTQDREALKFNDPLREALYTRYKTALSLSGVVTFAVSLLLAFMISGAVVVLLVAATLMGIAYSVKVVPESFERFTRYRRLKDIPASKTFFVAGAWAAIAGAVPYFSAIDRITFMSFLAVFFIAFLLVFIRAALYDIRDIQGDAVVGRETIPIVIGKGWTQRLLVVLTALVMCVLIVSTATGLVTSVGWWLLIIPFYTFCVLYLYHRRVIFQGIVFELVVDFGFILAGMTSLVWFLYTRPH